CATGATCCGTGCGTTAGGCAGGGAGTGCCTCATGCCCGGGCAGCCTGCAGCCAGGAGCAGGGAGCCCATGCTGGCAGCCTGACCGACGCACCATGTGGAGATGGGGTTCAGGATGTACTGCATGGTATCGTAGATAGCCAGGCCAGCAGTTACCACGCCACCTACACAGGGGAGACAGGAGACAAACACAATCACTGAACAGCAATCACAGAACAATCGAGAGGGGTGGGGGCAGTACCCCAGCGGGAGTGAcaccgggaggggggggtgagggctggTACAGCCTGGTGTCCAATCCGCTCAGACCCATTCAACACTCTGCTTTCCCCGCCATCCCCAGTATATCGACATCAAGATagtttctttctctcccccctaGTGGGATGGAGCCTTTCCGTTCTACTCTGCATCCGCCTGGTGTTATTCCTTGGCTCACTTTAACCcttcatcccctcccctcccgtggcggcacagtggttagcgctgctgcctcacagcgccagggaccccggttcgattcccggcttgggtcactgtctgtgtggagtctgcacgttctccccgtgtctgcgtgggtttcctccgggtgctccggtctcctcccacagtccgaaagatgtgctgtttaggtggattggccgtgttaaattgccccttagtgtcagggggactagccacggtaaatgcctagggttatggggataaggcctgggtgggattgtggtcggtgcagactcgatgggccgaatggcctccttctgcactgtagggattctatgattctctccctTCCTCAATAACGCAGGAGCGACAACACCTGAGGATAAGGAGAAAGACTGGCATCGATTTCAGATtggcccaaagtgctttatagccaatgaaacaCTCCTGCAGTGTAGTGACCGTTACAGTGTAGGACATTAGCACACAGCAAGCCCCCACGAACTGCAGTGTGATAATGAGCTGATAGTCTGTTTCATCGATGTTAATCctcgaatcctgacagtgcagaaggaggccattcgatccatcgagcctgcaccaacaacgatcccacccaggccctatccccataaccccaccctaTTGATTgaggccgtgctaaaattgccccttagtgtcagggggactagctagggtaaacgtatgggattacagggataaggcctgggtggcattgtggtcggtgcagactcgatgggccgaatggcctccttctgcgctgtaggattctatgatccccctgatactaagtggcaatttagcacggccaatccacctaacctgcacgtctttcaaactgtgggaggaaagcggaggaaacccacacagacatggggagaatgtgcagaccacacagacagtgacccaagccgggaattgaacccaggcccctgccgctgtgaggcagcagtgctaaccactgtgccaccgtgtcttggTTGAATGATGAAAATATTGGCCTCGGGGATAACTGTGCTTTCCTCCGAAATTGCACCAGGGGATCTTTGACATCCACCAGAGAGAGCAGACAGTGTTTCATGTTGCGTCCAAAATGGCGGGACCTCTGACAGATCCACGTTCGCCCAGCCTTGGCTTGGTGTTCAAAGTCTCTGCAGTGAAATTTAAACCTGCTGATACAGCTGTGCCATGCTACCCACTCAGTCGCAACCAACGCCAAACCTGGCTCTGAGAATCCCGTATGTTGTTTTGAAGCGCAGGGAGCAGCACCTGTAGCTGTGATagggatatacagcacggaaacacgCAAAATAAAAACTCATCCAGCATCAGCAGATACCGATCTATCATAGACCTTGTGAAACGCGGTTAGAATCACTGGCTCCGCTTCTCCCCGGCTGGTGACGGGTAGTTGTGAACATAAAAGAAGGCAGGTGGTGACGGGAGTGAGGTCCTCGCGAAAGTGCCCCCAGGAATCTTCTAAAAGGACCTACAcaagctgacacagagacaggggggcacaggaagcCGAGCTCACCTGGGCTGTTGATGTACATGTGGATTGGCTTCTTGTTACTCTCTGACTGGAGGAACAGGAGCTGTGCGATCACCAGACTGGCGACGGTATCGTCTATCTGAGCGAAAGGCAGAATTATTCAACTCAAGCAAGACACtcgcagggggaaaaaaaaaacactggaGCGTTAAAAAGAAAACTCTACTCACAGGTCCCATGACGCAAATAATTCTTTCCCTTAACAATCTGGAATAGATATCGTAAGCTCTCTCTCCGCGGCCCTGTGAAGGCAAGAAAAGGATTAAAAACTCTGAAAGTACACAAGTTGGACAGTCCGTTTGATCGAAGCGAGGGAAGCCCAGGATGATTCCAATACAGGAGACTATGGGGGGAGTTTTTCTGTAGCGGGCAGGGGtgtggaccacgcaaaggtccgttgaccttgggtggggttttccggttttgggacgagcgcggctgggaaaatcccaccttgtGTTGTTATGTAACGAACAAGAAACCAGTGCCCGATCGAaacactggggcagcacggtggcacagtggttagcactgctgcctcacagcgccagggacgcaggttcgattcccggcttgggtcactgtgcaaactccgcacagacattctccccgtgtctgcgtgggtttcctccgggggctccggtttcctcccacagtccgaagatgtgctggttaggtggattggccgtgctaaattgccctttagtgtcgggggactaaccagggtaaatgcatggggttacggggatagggcctggatgggattgtggtcagtgtagattcgatgggccgaatgacctcctcctgcactgtagggattctctgactcACTGTCTGTTCGATGACGATGGGAATTAATGGGTGGCTACAGCTTGACGTCTGGTGAATCTTCCTGCATCCTGTTATCAGCTGTCCGGAATGCTGTACTAGCGTCTAAATAATAAATAGATATAAAGAAACGGTGATAAATATTACAATACATTTAACAAGGAGTTACACACCGAGCACTTACTGATTCAGAACCCCTGCACTTTCCCCTCAGTGCTTATTCCTTCTTCTCACCCAAAGTTACGACTATAAGAGTCACCAGACCATACCCGAGGAGTTTACTATATTACCTGACCCCAGCAAACATCAATATCACCGCTAAATTCACTCAATctttcagcacagaaggaggccattcagcccattgtatctgtgccTGCTCTTTGACAGAGTTATCCAACTGGTCCCTTTCGCCACAGTCATGTTGGTCTCACTGGATAGTCATTCGAGGCGCCTATCTCGACATCCCAGCCTCTGCTCCAGTTCAAACTCAAACTGTGACCTTCCTGGTCTCTAGATCAGTGCCGCACCAGGCTCTGTTTAATTTGTGAACTGTGGCTGCGTGTTTTCGATTCACCAgcccgggggaaacatcctcagtatctaccctgtcaggattgtgtacgtttcaatgagatcatctctcgttcttctaaaacGCCAGAGAATATCGACCCAATttactcatcataggacaaccctctcaaccCAGTGGCCCaccgcagcacagtggtacagcggttaccactgctgcctcacagcgccagagacccgggttcgattcccagcttgggtcactgtgtggagtttgcacgttctccccgtatctgcgtgggtttcctccggtttcctcccacattctgaaagacgtgctggttagggtgcattgacccaaacaggcgccggagtgtggcgactaggggaatttcacagtaacttcattgcagtgttaatgtaagccttacttgtgactaataaataaactttactttttcagttaacagtctaattccctctcCAGCACTTCAATTGAACCCGTCTCTGCCACACTTTGCGAatctgcattccagatccgaacgaATCGCTGTGTGAAAACctgttaagaagtctcacaacaccaggttaaagtccaacaggtttatttggtagcaaaatccactagctttcggagcagtcgCTGCCccatcgtcaggtgagtgggagtcgtgttcacaaacagggcatataaagacacaaactcaatttacaaaataatggttggaatgcgagtctttacaggtattcaagtcttaacggtacagacaatgtgagtggagagagggttaagcacaggttaaagagatgtgtattatctccagacaggacagttagtgagattttgcaagcccaggcaagtcgtgggggttacagatagtgtgacatgaacccaagatcccggttgaggccgtcatcgtgtttgcggaacttggctatcagtttgtgctcagcgattctgcgctgtcgtgtgtcgtgaaggccgccttggagaacgcttacccgaagatcagaggccgagtgcccgtgaccgctgaagtgatcCCCAAcacgaagagaacactcttgcctggtgattgtcgagtggtgttcattcatccgttgtcgtagcatctgcatggtctccccaatgtaccatgcctcgggacatcctttcttgcagcgtatcagatggacaacgttggccaagttgcaagtgtatgtaccgtgtacctggtggatggtattctcacgagagatgatggcatccatgtcggtGATCCggtatgtcttgcagaggttgctgtggcagggttatgtggtgtcgtggtcactgttctcctgaaggctgggtagtttgctgcggacagtggtctgtttgaggttgcgcggttgtttgaaggcaagaagtaggggtgtggtgatggccttggcgagatgttcgtcttcatcaatgacatgttgaaggctccggagaagatgtcgtagcttctctgctctggggaagtactggacgacggagggtactctgtccgccgtgtctcgtgtttgtcttctgaggaggtcggtgcggtttttcgctgtggtgcgtcggaactgttgatcgatgaatcgcacatgaggacgacctcaaccaggatcttgggttcatgtcacactatctgtaacccccacgacttgtctggacttgcaaaatctcactaactgtcctgtctggagacaatacacatctctttaacctgtgcttaaccctctctccactcacattgtctgtacctttaagacatgattacctgtaaagactcgcattccaatcattatcctgtaaattgagtttgtgtctttatatgccctgtttgtgaacagaactctcactcacctgatgaaggggcagcgctccgaaagctagtggcttgtgcgaccaaataaacctgttggactttaacctggtgttgtgagacttcttactgtgtttatcccagtccaacgccagcatctccacatcatgaaaacatGTTTCCACATATCACTTTTACTTCCCTTGCTTTAAATCAGTGCGCTCACTCTCCATCCCTTTGCCAGtatgaacagtttctccctatctattctgtccagagctctcgtgattttgaacacctcagtcaaatctcctctcagccttctcttcttcagggtggcacagtggttggcactgctgcctcacagcgccagggacccgggttcaattcctggctttgggtcattgtctgtgcggagtctgcacattctccctgtgtctgcatgggtttcctcccaaagatgtgcgggttaggtggattggccatgctaaattgccctataatatcagggggacttgcttgagtaaatgcgtggggttatgggaataggacctgggtgggattgtggtcggtgcagactcgatgggccaaatggcctccttctgcactgtaggattctatgattgtccaaggagaacagtcccaattttTCTGATCCACctttgtaactgaagttcctcatcccaggaaccgtctcatgaatcctttctgcactctctccaatgcacagacctcctatagtgtggcaccagAACTGGACCCAACACTCCAGCTGAAGTCTAACTAGTTCCTTGTTAAAGTTCAGcctaacctccttgttcttgtactcggTGCCCCTAGAACGGAGTGAGTTTATTTGAAACTTTGGGATTTTTGTAAGGTTTGCATTTGGTGTAagtctgttccccctccccccttttaccCCCGGACTTCCCCATTGCCTTCCCTACATTCCCtttgcccccccattcccctctgcccccccattcccctctgtGGCCCCCCATTTCCCTTTACCCCCACATTCCcctttacccccacccccc
Above is a window of Mustelus asterias unplaced genomic scaffold, sMusAst1.hap1.1 HAP1_SCAFFOLD_2441, whole genome shotgun sequence DNA encoding:
- the clpp gene encoding ATP-dependent Clp protease proteolytic subunit, mitochondrial, whose translation is TLVQHSGQLITGCRKIHQTSSCSHPLIPIVIEQTGRGERAYDIYSRLLRERIICVMGPIDDTVASLVIAQLLFLQSESNKKPIHMYINSPGGVVTAGLAIYDTMQYILNPISTWCVGQAASMGSLLLAAGCPGMRHSLPNARIMIHQPSGGASGQATDIAIQAEEILKIKRQINHIYAKHTKQILSVIEGAMERDRYMSPVEAQEFGIIDKVLVHPPQDGEDEPQLVHKDNNAKSPGSPEP